The following proteins are encoded in a genomic region of Corylus avellana chromosome ca4, CavTom2PMs-1.0:
- the LOC132178716 gene encoding serine/threonine receptor-like kinase NFP, whose product MKTKTLYSSSLLLFFFFFYHHLLQTSHAQPEPNTTGITCTNQTANPCQTYAFYQATAPDFLDLASIGDLFSVSRLMISKPSNISAPNSTLVASQPLFVPLTCSCNSANVSNISTTISYANLSYTINSGDTFYLVSTNKFRNLTTYQSVEVVNPSLVPTNLAVGANVIFPIFCKCPNRTQLQNQVNYLVSYVFQPSDNLSIIASTFGVQQQSIVDVNGDNFQPFNTIFIPVNRLPVLSQPAVAPPPPPPPPAAAAEETDNREGVVTGLAIGLGITGFFLLLLGGLWVYREAVLKNRKGLEEDREKQRQLLGMEGKGLKKMESNLMADVSDCLDKYRVFKIEDLKEATDGFSESSLIQGSVYKGCIDGEFYAIKKMKWNAYEELKILQKVNHGNLVKLEGFCIDPEDGTCYLIYEYVENGSLQLWLHGNKDEKLNWKTRLRIAIDVANGLQYIHEHTRPRVVHKDIKSSNILLDTNMRAKIANFGLAKSGCNAITMHIVGTQGYIAPEYLVDGVVSTKMDVFSFGVVLLELISGKEALDEEGNVLWAKTSGILEGNEERKANGVKKWMDDVLKAESCSMDGVVNVMTIAIACLHRDPSKRPSMVDVTYGLCKSDDLNFDISDDGMSSPLILAR is encoded by the exons ATGAAAACTAAAACCCTTTACAGTTCTTCTCTcctgctcttcttcttcttcttctaccaTCACCTTCTCCAAACATCACATGCGCAGCCAGAACCCAATACAACAGGCATCACCTGCACAAATCAGACAGCCAATCCATGCCAAACCTACGCCTTCTACCAAGCCACAGCTCCCGACTTCCTTGACCTGGCCTCCATAGGTGACCTCTTTTCTGTCAGCCGCCTAATGATATCAAAACCCAGCAACATATCCGCCCCCAACTCCACTCTCGTTGCTAGCCAGCCCCTCTTTGTTCCTCTTACATGCTCCTGCAACTCTGCCAATGTTAGTAACATTTCCACAACCATCTCCTATGCCAATCTCTCGTATACAATCAACTCAGGCGACACTTTCTACCTTGTCTCCACCAATAAATTTCGGAATCTTACAACCTACCAGTCTGTTGAGGTCGTCAACCCCTCTCTCGTCCCTACCAACCTTGCTGTTGGTGCTAATGTCATCTTTCCCATCTTTTGCAAGTGTCCAAACAGGACCCAGTTGCAAAATCAAGTCAATTACCTGGTGTCCTATGTGTTCCAGCCTTCTGATAACTTATCAATAATTGCTTCAACGTTTGGAGTACAGCAACAGTCTATAGTTGATGTTAATGGAGATAATTTCCAGCCTTTCAATACCATATTCATTCCGGTCAATCGGCTTCCAGTACTGTCACAGCCTGCTGtggctcctcctcctcctcctcctcctcctgctgctgctgctgaagAGACTGATAATCGGGAAGGGGTTGTTACAGGATTGGCGATTGGGTTGGGAATTACTGGATTTTTTCTACTTTTGCTTGGTGGGTTGTGGGTTTATAGAGAGGCTGTGTTGAAGAACAGGAAGGGCCTGGAGGAAGATAGGGAGAAGCAGAGGCAGCTGTTGGGTATGGAAGGGAAGGGGTTGAAGAAAATGGAGTCGAATTTGATGGCAGATGTCTCAGATTGCTTGGACAAGTACAGGGTGTTTAAGATTGAAGATTTGAAAGAAGCCACTGATGGGTTCAGTGAGAGTTCTTTGATTCAGGGATCTGTGTACAAAGGTTGCATTGATGGGGAGTTTTATGCCATCAAGAAGATGAAGTGGAATGCCTATGAGGAGCTCAAGATCTTACAGAAG GTAAACCATGGGAATTTGGTGAAGCTAGAGGGCTTCTGCATAGACCCAGAGGATGGGACTTGCTATCTAATCTATGAGTATGTTGAAAACGGATCTCTTCAATTATGGCTGCATGGAAACAAGGATGAAAAATTGAACTGGAAAACAAGGTTACGAATAGCTATTGATGTTGCAAATGGTCTCCAATACATACATGAGCACACCAGGCCAAGGGTTGTGCATAAAGACATCAAAAGTAGCAACATTCTCTTAGACACAAACATGAGAGCCAAAATTGCCAACTTTGGGCTGGCAAAATCCGGATGCAATGCCATAACCATGCACATCGTTGGAACTCAAGGCTATATTGCACCCGAGTATTTAGTTGATGGGGTGGTGTCAACAAAAATggatgttttttcttttggggtggTTTTGCTGGAACTTATTTCTGGGAAGGAGGCCCTTGATGAGGAGGGGAATGTTTTGTGGGCAAAGACTAGTGGAATTTTGGAGGGCAATGAAGAGAGGAAGGCAAATGGGGTGAAGAAATGGATGGATGATGTTCTGAAGGCAGAGTCATGCTCCATGGATGGGGTGGTAAATGTCATGACCATTGCCATTGCTTGCTTGCATAGAGATCCATCAAAGCGGCCAAGTATGGTGGATGTTACTTATGGGCTGTGTAAGAGTGATGATTTGAACTTTGACATCTCAGATGATGGGATGTCATCTCCACTGATATTGGCAAGATAA